A single region of the Mycobacterium lentiflavum genome encodes:
- a CDS encoding GtrA family protein: protein MTAESRVSQSRAVDRFHKSCEAVVSRLPFGLDSIIAPTFLGFCVINGFTFSVDLVLLTTLRDGLDLPVPIAVTVSYACAFALSYVLNRTFNFQSHGAVGSQLAVYVVVVVVNYLAFILGVTTLLSAIGLQYQLSRIVAGMCEAVYMYSAMRWVVFRR, encoded by the coding sequence GTGACAGCCGAATCGCGGGTCAGCCAATCGCGCGCGGTCGACCGATTCCACAAGTCCTGTGAGGCGGTGGTCAGCCGGCTTCCGTTCGGGCTCGATTCGATCATCGCCCCGACGTTCCTCGGTTTCTGCGTGATCAACGGCTTCACCTTCAGCGTCGATCTGGTGCTGCTCACCACGCTGCGCGATGGCCTCGACCTTCCGGTGCCGATTGCCGTCACCGTGTCCTACGCGTGCGCCTTCGCGCTGAGCTACGTGCTCAACCGCACCTTCAACTTTCAGTCCCACGGCGCGGTCGGCTCCCAGCTCGCGGTCTACGTCGTCGTGGTCGTCGTCAACTACCTGGCCTTCATCCTCGGGGTGACCACGCTGTTGTCGGCGATCGGGCTGCAGTACCAGCTGTCGCGAATCGTTGCGGGCATGTGCGAAGCGGTGTACATGTATAGCGCGATGCGGTGGGTGGTCTTCCGCCGCTGA
- a CDS encoding VOC family protein, which yields MSEHEVKMIILSTDDLDESIRFYSETLGMALKFRDGAHFAALDGGPVTLALATDVDHPIPGQVVVGIKTADVDAAAKAVEASGGGIVKGPYDDAHERRAVVYDNKGNGVVFYKPLAR from the coding sequence GTGAGCGAGCACGAAGTAAAGATGATCATCTTGTCGACCGACGACTTGGACGAGTCGATCCGGTTCTACAGCGAGACGCTGGGCATGGCGCTGAAATTCCGCGACGGCGCTCACTTCGCTGCCCTCGACGGCGGGCCGGTCACTCTCGCCCTGGCGACCGACGTCGACCATCCCATACCCGGGCAGGTTGTCGTCGGTATCAAGACCGCCGATGTCGATGCGGCGGCCAAGGCTGTCGAGGCCAGCGGTGGCGGCATCGTGAAGGGCCCGTACGACGACGCCCACGAGCGTCGTGCCGTGGTCTACGACAACAAGGGTAACGGCGTGGTCTTCTACAAGCCGCTGGCTCGCTGA